In Paenibacillus sp. G2S3, a single window of DNA contains:
- the spoIIIAB gene encoding stage III sporulation protein SpoIIIAB, with translation MLKLFGAVLIVLAGTLAGLQFAKQYADRPRHIRGLIAALQRLETEIMYGFTPLPEAMRRIGIQSKEPLKTLFVKTAEEMSPPHDRSAQDAIQRAMEAHWKSTALKGTEKEILRQLSCTLGTSDRSNQSTHIALALQQLKQEESVAREDQGKYEKLSKSLGLLLGALIVILIF, from the coding sequence ATGCTTAAGCTATTCGGTGCCGTGCTGATTGTGCTGGCTGGCACGCTGGCAGGGCTCCAATTTGCAAAGCAATATGCAGACAGGCCAAGACATATTAGAGGCTTAATAGCAGCGCTACAGCGGCTGGAAACAGAAATTATGTACGGCTTTACCCCATTGCCTGAAGCTATGCGGCGTATTGGAATTCAGTCTAAGGAACCACTCAAAACGTTGTTTGTTAAAACAGCTGAGGAGATGAGCCCACCTCATGATCGAAGCGCCCAGGATGCCATACAGAGGGCTATGGAGGCGCATTGGAAGTCTACCGCATTAAAGGGGACAGAAAAAGAGATTCTCCGCCAGCTCAGTTGTACTCTCGGCACAAGCGATAGGTCGAATCAGAGCACTCATATCGCGTTAGCATTGCAGCAATTGAAGCAGGAGGAGTCGGTGGCCAGAGAGGATCAAGGCAAATATGAAAAATTGAGTAAAAGCCTGGGTCTGCTGCTTGGAGCATTGATCGTCATTTTGATCTTTTAG
- the spoIIIAA gene encoding stage III sporulation protein AA: protein MADDWLQLFPEKVRALLKCLPLPLLGMVEEIRVREGRPLEINYSGKYHFLRANGSLTQRPEEAYRPDREDSHRLLDLISNHSLYTMEEELRKGFITIPGGHRIGLAGRTVLSGGGVEHLRDITSFNVRIAREVPGVADKVLPYLLDKGRQRMLHTLILSPPQHGKTTLLRDIARQISLGDLGKREGGRPGLKVGIVDERSEIAGSRRGIPAFDVGPRTDILDGCPKAEGMMMMIRSLSPDVLIADEIGRPEDADAVTEALHAGISVVASAHGKEVIELARRPGLGGLLEQKMFERYVILHRTEAGLTFRILDGQKRGLLLISPGDRLGGDLHA from the coding sequence TAAGAGCACTCTTAAAGTGCCTTCCCCTTCCGCTACTTGGAATGGTGGAAGAGATTCGGGTTCGTGAAGGTCGTCCGCTGGAGATTAACTATTCAGGTAAATATCACTTTCTAAGAGCAAATGGCAGCTTGACGCAAAGGCCGGAAGAAGCGTATAGGCCGGATCGAGAGGACAGTCATAGACTGCTAGATCTGATCAGCAACCATTCACTATATACGATGGAAGAAGAGCTGAGGAAGGGATTTATTACGATTCCCGGCGGCCATCGAATAGGACTGGCTGGTCGGACGGTGCTAAGTGGTGGTGGTGTGGAGCATCTACGAGACATTACAAGCTTCAATGTCCGCATAGCCCGTGAGGTTCCCGGTGTCGCGGATAAGGTGCTTCCTTATCTGCTGGACAAGGGGAGGCAGCGAATGCTGCACACCTTGATCCTCTCGCCCCCACAGCATGGGAAGACAACACTTCTTCGCGATATTGCAAGACAAATCTCTCTAGGAGATTTGGGAAAGCGTGAAGGCGGAAGACCCGGCTTGAAGGTAGGGATTGTCGATGAACGTTCTGAGATTGCCGGAAGCAGACGCGGGATTCCCGCCTTTGATGTAGGTCCGCGCACAGATATCCTCGACGGTTGCCCCAAAGCTGAAGGCATGATGATGATGATTCGTTCCTTGTCACCTGATGTATTAATCGCTGATGAGATTGGTCGTCCTGAAGATGCCGATGCAGTCACCGAAGCGCTGCATGCTGGAATATCAGTCGTTGCTTCGGCTCACGGTAAAGAGGTAATAGAACTGGCTCGTAGGCCGGGGCTTGGCGGGCTATTGGAACAAAAGATGTTCGAGAGATACGTCATTCTGCATCGCACAGAAGCGGGACTCACCTTTCGTATTCTGGATGGGCAGAAACGCGGATTGCTTCTTATCTCTCCCGGGGATCGATTAGGTGGTGATTTACATGCTTAA